In the genome of Tachysurus vachellii isolate PV-2020 chromosome 9, HZAU_Pvac_v1, whole genome shotgun sequence, one region contains:
- the arpin gene encoding arpin: protein MSRIYDNTALENKPVHNEKLSFSWEPSIYQSGPGVILEGTLYDVSRHALSDINNKKVRYNILYINPSRIHYRKYDSKGNEIEPNFSESRKVNTGYLMSSYKLEAKGESDHLTKEQLKGIVNKKELLTITQKHCPNQAFAFWILEAELEKTELEIGQDIRIKTKGDGPFIFSFAKLDAGTVTKHNFAGDEAAGESWTDKIMSNKADAPSKAKPAALGEGAEEDEWDD, encoded by the exons ATGAGTCGTATATATGACAACACAGCGTTAGAAAATAAACCCGTTCACAACGAGAAACTGTCTTTTTCATGGGAGCCATCTATTTATCAGAG TGGCCCTGGAGTGATTTTAGAGGGAACGCTGTATGATGTGTCACGCCATGCACTTTCAGACATCAATAATAAAAAG GTGCGTTATAACATCCTGTATATCAATCCAAGTCGAATCCACTACAGAAAATATGACTCCAAGGGAAATGAGATAGAGCCCAACTTCAGTGAATCCAGGAAGGTCAACACCGGTTATCTTATGTCATCCTACA AACTCGAAGCCAAAGGTGAATCAGATCATCTTACCAAGGAGCAGCTGAAGGGCATAGTGAACAAAAAGGAACTGCTTACTATCACACAGAAGCATTGTCCCAACCAAGCATTTGCCTTTTGGATCTTGGAGGCTGAACTGGAGAAGACAGAGCTGGAAATAGGACAAGATATCCGTATAAAGACTAAAGGAGATGGTCCCtttatct TTTCCTTTGCCAAACTGGATGCTGGCACAGTCACGAAGCACAACTTTGCAGGAGATGAGGCAGCTGGGGAATCATGGACAGACAAAATAATGTCAAACAAAGCAGATGCGCCAAGTAAAGCGAAGCCAGCTGCACTGGGTGAAGGGGCTGAAGAGGATGAGTGG gatGACTGA
- the anpeplb gene encoding alanyl (membrane) aminopeptidase-like b produces the protein MAKGVYISKTLAIATVVLTVSALGGIIVMVTLYQMQIAKQPPLPLPTLRPTTPIPTGLPPTLRLPDNLIPDSYEVNLKTHLYAELPNATEQVYIFEGNSTVRFKCVKDTWTIFLHALDLSIDKIIVTHTNTRENIAVERYTLHNDSHFFEIVLKKQLVGNGDYYDLFTKFSGELLDDLTGLYTSQYTEVTDGEEKKRFLVASQMQATEARKVFPCFDEPAMKAVFNITIIHRPKTHALSNAKLDNERYVDENMWIASTFAPTPIMSTYLLAFTVNAFKSETGKHDNKDIQIWGRPEAVDAGHAKYAQSITGKILSFYEKTFKMKYPLNKLDQIALPDFSAGAMENWGLTMYRESALLYKDNVSSSSDKEWVAIVVAHELAHQWFGNLVTMNWWNNLWLSEGFATYISYLGVDNIEPTWNIRDMFVLKEMHPVMEMDSLNTSHPLSLKESEVETTYDILQLFDSITYSKGAAVLRMLSAYIGEEKFIEGLVCYLENYKYKTADTTDLWKCMQKTTFEDVESIMATWTDQAGYPVISINTTTGEIVQEQFLLNRAEDTGLEWQIPIIYTQSDFTETKKTLLKEKGPVSKPVFEVTNDVWLLVNINCNGYYRVNYDEQNWNRLINQLESNYQTIPLINRGQLIDDAFNLARAKYINVTLALSTTKYLINETEYVPWESALNNLGYFILMFDRSEVYGPMQKYLRKQVGQLYNYFQEYNDNATVPLNLSDQYNQINAISVACSNGVEVCLDMAKKLFKEWRNGTDRIPPNLKSTIYCNAIAAGNEDDWEFAWKKYEESRVASEQDVLRYALSCTKIIWLLNRYLEYTLDPNKIRKMDVVSTINYIARNVAGQALAWDFIRAQWNYISQLYGGGIMSYGSLINDVTERFNTDFELQQLKQFKSEHDEDSLGPTSQALDQAIERTEANIKWVKENKQTVLNWFREQTQVH, from the exons ATGGCTAAAGGAGTATATATTTCTAAAACCCTGGCTATTGCCACAGTGGTGCTGACAGTGTCTGCGCTTGGTGGCATCATTGTTATGGTCACCCTCTACCAGATGCAGATAGCAAAACAACCACCACTGCCTCTACCAACCCTCCGTCCTACTACGCCTATTCCAACAGGACTTCCACCAACACTGAGACTTCCTGACAATTTGATTCCCGACAGCTACGAAGTCAACCTTAAAACACATCTCTACGCAGAACTACCCAATGCCACCGAGCAAGTTTATATTTTTGAAGGGAACTCGACAGTTAGGTTTAAATGTGTGAAAGACACATGGACTATCTTTCTTCATGCCCTGGATCTATCAATCGACAAAATTATAGTGACTCATACTAACACAAGGGAGAATATAGCAGTAGAGAGATATACTTTGCACAACGACTCTCATTTCTTTGAGATTGTGCTTAAGAAACAGTTAGTAGGAAATGGGGACTATTATGATCTTTTCACTAAATTCAGTGGGGAACTCCTAGATGATTTAACAGGTCTTTATACAAGCCAGTACACAGAGGTAACTGAtggtgaagaaaagaaaag ATTTCTCGTTGCAAGCCAGATGCAGGCCACAGAAGCTAGAAAAGTATTCCCTTGCTTTGATGAACCAGCTATGAAAGCAGtttttaatattactattatcCACAGACCAAAGACCCATGCCCTTTCCAATGCCAAACTAG ACAATGAACGGTATGTGGATGAAAATATGTGGATTGCTTCAACATTTGCTCCAACACCAATCATGTCAACATATCTCTTAGCTTTCACAGTAAATGCATTTAAGTCTGAAACTGGTAAACATGATAACAAGGACATACAG ATCTGGGGCCGACCTGAGGCTGTGGATGCTGGACATGCCAAGTATGCACAGAGTATCACTGGGAAGATTCTGAGCTTCTATGagaagacatttaaaatgaaatatccaTTAAACAAACTAG ATCAGATTGCACTACCTGACTTCAGTGCAGGTGCCATGGAAAACTGGGGTTTAACAATGTACAGAGAATCAGCTCTGTTGTATAAGGACAATGTGTCCTcttcctctgataaagaatggGTTGCCATTGTGGTAGCTCATGAGCTGGCACATCAG TGGTTTGGGAACCTTGTCACAATGAACTGGTGGAATAACCTGTGGCTGAGTGAGGGATTTGCCACATACATCTCATACTTGGGAGTGGATAACATCGAGCCTACATGGAACATA AGAGATATGTTTGTGCTTAAAGAAATGCATCCAGTCATGGAGATGGATTCACTGAACACTTCACACCCCCTGAGCTTGAAGGAGTCTGAAGTAGAGACAACATATGATATCTTGCAACTATTTGACAGCATCACCTACAGCAAG GGTGCAGCTGTACTTAGAATGTTGTCAGCTTACATTGGGGAGGAAAAGTTTATTGAAGGGCTTGTG TGCTACCTTGAGAATTACAAGTACAAGACTGCTGACACTACAGACCTGTGGAAGTGTATGCAGAAG ACTACATTTGAGGACGTAGAGAGCATTATGGCAACATGGACAGATCAAGCAGGCTACCCAGTCATCAGTATAAATACCACCACTGGAGAAATTGTTCAGGAGCAGTTCCTTTTAAATCGAGCCGAGGACACTGG GCTTGAATGGCAGATTCCAATTATCTATACGCAATCTGATTTCACTGAAACAAAGAAAACTTTACTGAAAGAAAAAGGGCctg TGAGTAAGCCTGTTTTTGAAGTCACTAATGATGTATGGCTATTAGTCAATATAAACTGCAACGGTTATTATAGAGTGAACTATGATGAACAGAACTGGAATAGACTTATTAACCAACTGGAGAGTAATTATCAA ACTATCCCACTTATCAACCGAGGCCAGTTAATTGATGACGCATTTAATCTTGCTag GGCCAAATACATCAATGTCACACTGGCATTGAGCACAACCAAGTATCTGATCAATGAAACTGAGTATGTTCCATGGGAGTCAGCTCTGAACAACTTGGGTTACTTTATTCTCATGTTTGATCGCTCTGAGGTCTATGGCCCCATGCAG AAATACTTACGAAAGCAAGTTGGCCAACTTTACAACTACTTCCAAGAGTACAATGATAATGCAACTGTTCCATTGAACCTTTCTGACCA GTATAATCAAATAAATGCCATTTCAGTGGCCTGCAGCAACGGTGTTGAAGTGTGCTTGGATATGgcaaaaaagctttttaaagaGTGGAGAAATGGGACAGATCG GATTCCACCTAATTTAAAGTCCACCATCTACTGCAATGCTATAGCAGCTGGAAATGAGGATGACTGGGAATTTGCATGGAAAAAATATGAAGAATCTAGAGTTGCCTCAGAACAAGATGTACTGAGATATGCATTGTCCTGTACCAAAATTATCTGGCTCTTAAACCG ATACCTTGAGTACACTCTAGATCCTAACAAGATAAGGAAAATGGATGTAGTGTCTACCATTAACTACATTGCCAGGAATGTAGCTGGACAAGCTCTTGCATGGGATTTCATTCGGGCCCAGTGGAACTACATAAGTCAGCT GTACGGAGGTGGAATAATGTCCTATGGAAGCTTGATTAATGACGTGACTGAGAGGTTCAACACAGACTTTGAGCTCCAACAG CTGAAGCAGTTCAAAAGCGAACATGATGAGGATAGCCTCGGGCCGACATCACAAGCTCTTGATCAGGCAATTGAGAGGACTGAAGCCAACATTAAATGGGTGAAAGAGAATAAACAGACTGTATTGAACTGGTTCAGAGAACAGACACAGGTCCACTGA